A genomic region of Chlorobaculum parvum NCIB 8327 contains the following coding sequences:
- a CDS encoding c-type cytochrome, translating into MRLTSKGVVIAALAVLPLLPAGMARAQAPEQSKSIPRGEILSLSCAGCHGTDGKSESIIPTIYGRSAEYIESALLDFKSGARPSTVMGRHAKGYSDEEIHQIAEYFGSLSTMNN; encoded by the coding sequence ATGAGGCTTACATCGAAAGGCGTAGTGATTGCGGCGCTTGCCGTATTGCCATTGTTGCCTGCCGGAATGGCGCGGGCTCAGGCTCCTGAGCAGTCAAAGAGCATTCCGCGTGGTGAGATCTTGTCGCTCTCCTGCGCCGGATGTCATGGCACCGATGGTAAAAGCGAAAGCATCATTCCGACGATCTACGGCAGGTCGGCTGAGTACATCGAATCCGCGCTGCTCGATTTCAAGTCTGGCGCTCGCCCGTCTACCGTGATGGGGCGTCATGCCAAAGGGTATTCCGACGAGGAGATTCACCAGATCGCCGAGTACTTTGGATCGCTTTCAACCATGAACAATTAA
- the dnaA gene encoding chromosomal replication initiator protein DnaA: MPELIQQAPTGNLQATHSQSGSFAEKVWNACLELIQENINSLAFKTWFLPIRPLSFSGSELTIEVPSQFFYEWIEENYSVHVKQALRQVIGPEAKLMYSIVMDKSQGQPVTIELPHQNAHAPTESDTKPERAQEPVSAERERFERNRTKFESNLNPKYTFSTLIRGDCNSLAFAAAKSIAQNPGQNAFNPLVIYGGVGLGKTHMMQAIGNSVLENRISGAVLYVSSEKFAIDFVNAIQNGNIQEFSAFYRNIDVLIIDDIQFFAGKEKTQEEIFHIFNTLHQANKQIILSADRPIKEIKGIEDRLISRFNWGLSTDIQAPDYETRKAIIQSKLKQNGVNLDPAVIEFIATNVTNNVRELEGCIVKLLAAHSLDNQEIDLQFTKSTLKDIIRYNTKQLTLETIEKAVCSFFSITPNDLKGKSKKKEIAVGRQIAMYLSKDMTDSSLKTIGLHFGGRDHSTVIHALNTIEKKITSSNEERKKIEELKKRIEIMSM; the protein is encoded by the coding sequence ATGCCCGAACTGATCCAGCAGGCTCCGACCGGTAACCTTCAAGCAACCCACTCCCAAAGCGGTTCATTTGCCGAAAAGGTCTGGAACGCCTGTCTTGAACTTATTCAGGAGAACATCAACAGCCTGGCCTTCAAGACCTGGTTTCTGCCGATCCGCCCCTTGTCGTTTTCGGGAAGCGAGCTGACCATCGAGGTACCGAGCCAGTTTTTCTATGAGTGGATCGAAGAGAACTACTCGGTGCACGTCAAGCAGGCGTTGCGACAGGTCATCGGACCGGAAGCGAAGCTGATGTACTCGATTGTCATGGACAAGTCGCAAGGCCAGCCCGTGACCATCGAACTGCCCCACCAGAATGCTCACGCACCGACAGAATCTGATACCAAACCCGAGCGAGCCCAAGAGCCTGTTTCCGCGGAACGCGAGCGTTTCGAGCGGAACAGGACAAAATTCGAGAGCAATCTCAACCCGAAATACACCTTTTCGACCCTGATCAGGGGCGATTGCAACTCCCTGGCGTTCGCTGCCGCCAAGTCCATCGCCCAGAATCCCGGCCAGAACGCTTTCAACCCGCTGGTCATTTACGGCGGCGTAGGGTTGGGGAAAACTCACATGATGCAGGCAATCGGCAACTCCGTGCTGGAAAACCGGATCAGCGGAGCGGTGCTGTACGTGTCGAGCGAAAAGTTCGCCATCGACTTCGTCAATGCAATCCAGAACGGCAACATTCAGGAGTTTTCGGCTTTCTACCGGAACATCGACGTGCTGATTATCGACGATATCCAGTTCTTTGCCGGCAAAGAGAAGACCCAGGAGGAGATCTTCCACATCTTCAACACCCTGCATCAGGCCAACAAGCAGATCATTCTGTCGGCTGACCGGCCGATCAAGGAGATCAAGGGGATCGAAGACCGCCTCATTTCGCGCTTCAACTGGGGGCTTTCGACCGACATCCAGGCGCCCGATTACGAAACCCGCAAGGCGATCATCCAGAGCAAGCTCAAGCAGAACGGCGTCAATCTCGATCCGGCGGTGATCGAATTCATTGCGACCAACGTCACCAACAACGTCCGCGAGCTCGAAGGGTGCATCGTCAAGCTGCTCGCCGCCCATTCGCTCGACAATCAGGAGATAGACCTCCAGTTCACCAAATCGACGCTCAAGGATATCATCCGCTACAACACCAAGCAGCTTACCCTTGAAACCATCGAAAAAGCGGTCTGCTCCTTCTTCTCGATCACACCGAACGACCTGAAAGGCAAGTCGAAGAAAAAAGAGATCGCCGTCGGGCGGCAGATCGCCATGTACCTCTCAAAGGATATGACCGACTCTTCGCTCAAAACGATCGGCCTGCATTTCGGCGGACGCGACCACTCAACGGTCATTCACGCACTGAACACCATCGAGAAAAAAATCACCTCCTCGAACGAAGAGCGGAAAAAAATCGAAGAGCTGAAGAAGAGAATCGAAATCATGTCGATGTAA
- a CDS encoding DNA polymerase domain-containing protein: MNHLVDFSHGNDLLFGKDPEENIVGCYQLNDSQIRLFFRTPDGVVQRDDPFFPFFFLSDGELLDGFTPFNKEKYWLIQLEGANYYRHLGIFRSWKNYRAALDHVNSSLPDGASENDYQNTSGQNSHLTYSRGDAITQYLLQTGKTLFKGMLFDDLHRLQLDIETYYQPDKKRKGKGIGEDPIIIVSLSDNRSWEHVIHSKGRAEKDLLEELVHIIRQKDPDVIEGHNIFGFDLPYLQRRCELNGVRFAIGRNGLVPRSYPATIRFAERSADFQFCDIPGRHVIDTYFLAQNYDTSKRTLPSYGLKAVAKFFGFASPNRTYVDYKDIASTWDDNPETLLAYALDDVRETRELAALLSGSNFSMTSMVPYSYANTARLGPAAKIEALIIREYLKRKVSIPRPSIGQQQTGGFTEVFVKGILGPIVYADVESLYPSIMLTFDVCPKSDSLKAFPTILKDLKELRFAAKKRAEEEKERGNTSLSYNFDAMQSSFKIIINAMYGYLGFGSGMFNDFEEADRVTTKGQEIAKKMIREFESRGAKVIEVDTDGIFLVPPPDVVTEEEERQLVSEVSSTMPQGIRIGFDGRFKKMISYMKKNYVLLDYNEKLKLKGSAFVSRSGEKFGRDFVREGFILLLNDDIQGLHDLYVKYRNDLMDHRLHISDFSRTESMKTTLDQYATDVRAGKRSKSITYEIALRQGLEIAKGDRITYYVAGTGNPASFVDNGRLAEEWNKEQPDENTGFYLKRLDEYAQKFLPFFKPQDFSSIFSADTLFAFSPEGIEVVKEIRHHETGDLYREDSPF, translated from the coding sequence ATGAATCATCTTGTCGATTTCTCACACGGTAACGATCTGCTTTTCGGAAAAGACCCTGAAGAGAACATCGTGGGCTGTTATCAGCTCAACGACTCGCAGATTCGCCTGTTTTTCCGAACGCCTGATGGCGTCGTTCAGCGTGACGATCCATTCTTTCCGTTCTTTTTTCTTTCCGACGGAGAGCTTCTGGATGGCTTCACGCCATTCAACAAAGAGAAATATTGGCTGATTCAGCTGGAGGGCGCCAACTATTACCGGCATCTTGGCATCTTCAGAAGCTGGAAGAATTATCGCGCGGCGCTTGACCATGTCAACAGCAGCTTACCGGACGGCGCGTCTGAAAATGATTACCAAAACACTTCCGGGCAGAACAGCCACCTGACGTACAGCAGAGGTGACGCGATCACGCAATACCTGCTCCAGACCGGTAAAACGTTGTTCAAGGGAATGCTGTTTGACGACCTTCATCGCCTGCAGCTCGATATCGAGACCTACTATCAGCCCGACAAGAAGCGAAAAGGAAAAGGTATCGGCGAAGACCCGATCATCATCGTCTCGCTCAGCGACAACCGTTCCTGGGAGCATGTCATTCATTCTAAAGGCAGAGCTGAAAAGGATTTACTCGAAGAGCTCGTACACATCATCCGTCAGAAAGATCCGGATGTGATCGAGGGGCACAACATCTTCGGATTCGATCTCCCCTACCTTCAGCGCCGCTGTGAACTGAACGGTGTGCGATTCGCTATCGGCCGCAACGGCCTGGTGCCGCGCTCCTATCCTGCGACGATCCGCTTTGCCGAGCGATCGGCCGATTTCCAGTTCTGCGACATTCCCGGAAGGCATGTAATCGACACCTACTTCCTTGCCCAGAATTACGATACCTCGAAACGCACGCTTCCGAGCTACGGTTTGAAAGCGGTCGCCAAATTCTTCGGTTTCGCCTCGCCCAACCGTACCTATGTCGACTACAAAGACATCGCCAGCACCTGGGACGACAATCCCGAAACCCTTCTGGCCTACGCGCTCGACGATGTGCGAGAAACCCGTGAACTGGCGGCGCTGCTTTCCGGCAGCAACTTCAGCATGACCAGTATGGTGCCATACAGCTACGCCAATACAGCGAGGCTCGGACCGGCAGCAAAGATCGAGGCCCTCATAATCCGGGAGTATCTGAAGCGCAAAGTTTCCATCCCTCGTCCATCGATCGGGCAGCAGCAGACTGGCGGCTTTACCGAAGTGTTTGTCAAAGGCATTCTCGGGCCAATCGTTTATGCAGACGTCGAATCGCTCTATCCCTCGATCATGCTCACCTTCGATGTGTGCCCAAAATCCGATTCGCTCAAAGCCTTTCCAACTATCCTGAAGGATCTGAAAGAGTTGCGCTTTGCAGCAAAAAAGCGCGCTGAAGAGGAAAAGGAACGCGGCAACACCTCGCTGTCGTACAATTTCGATGCCATGCAATCCTCCTTCAAGATCATCATCAATGCCATGTACGGCTATCTCGGCTTCGGCAGCGGCATGTTCAACGATTTTGAGGAAGCTGACCGCGTCACAACCAAAGGACAAGAGATCGCTAAAAAAATGATCCGCGAGTTCGAATCACGTGGCGCCAAAGTGATCGAAGTCGATACCGATGGCATCTTTCTCGTGCCCCCACCCGACGTGGTTACCGAAGAGGAGGAGCGGCAGCTGGTCAGTGAAGTCTCATCCACCATGCCGCAGGGAATAAGAATCGGTTTTGACGGCCGCTTCAAGAAAATGATTTCCTACATGAAGAAGAACTACGTCCTTCTCGATTACAACGAAAAACTGAAGCTGAAAGGATCGGCATTCGTGAGCAGAAGCGGTGAGAAATTCGGCCGGGACTTCGTAAGAGAGGGATTTATCCTGCTGCTCAATGATGATATTCAAGGCCTTCACGACCTCTACGTCAAGTATCGCAACGATCTGATGGATCATCGACTTCATATCAGCGATTTTTCCAGAACAGAATCGATGAAAACCACGCTCGATCAGTATGCCACCGATGTACGGGCCGGCAAGCGCTCCAAATCGATCACCTACGAGATTGCGCTTCGCCAAGGGTTGGAAATTGCGAAAGGTGATCGAATCACCTATTATGTTGCCGGAACCGGCAATCCGGCATCATTCGTTGATAACGGGCGACTCGCCGAAGAGTGGAACAAGGAACAACCAGACGAGAACACCGGTTTTTATCTGAAAAGGCTCGATGAATACGCTCAGAAATTCCTCCCATTCTTCAAGCCTCAGGATTTCAGCTCAATCTTTTCAGCAGATACACTTTTTGCGTTTTCTCCTGAAGGAATCGAAGTGGTAAAAGAGATTCGACATCATGAAACCGGTGATCTGTATCGTGAGGATTCACCCTTTTAA
- the recF gene encoding DNA replication/repair protein RecF (All proteins in this family for which functions are known are DNA-binding proteins that assist the filamentation of RecA onto DNA for the initiation of recombination or recombinational repair.): MRLDSISIANFRNHTLLEFEPGHSVTNIYGRNGSGKTSILEAIHYCALTRGFSGNNDREYLKFGEELFTIRSSFTSGQGIATKVSVAYSPKREKRILVNEQELQTFSSHIGTIPCVTFTPREMVIINGAPAERRRFIDTAICQYDRKYLSDLLLYRRILQQRNALLSSEQDPRFIDSALDVLTDQLVATATEIVLVRKRFIEHFTSMLGDVYQWIPEGAEPSILYQSSLGHHENLYEKDKIQQVFRERFETLKQQELQRRQTLAGPHRDDLQFYLNKREIRKYASQGQQRAFLVAMKMTLQGYLYEASGEIPITLLDDLFSELDEVVSGTMVETLATKGQVIITSTGKKEGKGISCFSVDDYKSSEEP; this comes from the coding sequence TTGCGACTCGACTCCATCAGTATCGCCAATTTCAGGAATCACACGCTTCTTGAATTCGAGCCAGGCCACTCCGTTACCAATATTTATGGCAGAAATGGTTCGGGAAAAACCTCGATTCTTGAGGCGATCCATTACTGCGCTCTGACAAGAGGCTTTTCTGGAAATAACGATCGGGAGTATCTCAAGTTCGGGGAGGAGCTGTTTACCATCCGCTCCTCATTTACGAGTGGTCAGGGAATTGCTACCAAAGTTTCGGTCGCCTATTCACCGAAGAGGGAGAAGAGAATCCTGGTTAATGAACAGGAGCTTCAAACCTTTTCCAGCCATATCGGAACCATTCCGTGCGTGACCTTTACGCCACGTGAGATGGTAATCATCAACGGCGCACCGGCGGAGCGTCGTCGATTCATCGATACGGCAATCTGTCAGTATGATCGGAAGTACTTATCCGATTTATTGCTGTATCGGCGTATTTTACAGCAACGTAATGCCCTGCTTTCTTCGGAGCAGGATCCGCGTTTTATTGATTCAGCTCTCGATGTTCTAACCGATCAACTCGTTGCTACAGCAACGGAAATTGTTCTGGTCAGAAAGCGATTTATCGAGCATTTTACTTCCATGCTTGGTGATGTCTATCAATGGATCCCCGAAGGAGCTGAGCCATCAATTTTATATCAAAGTTCTCTTGGCCATCACGAAAATCTGTATGAAAAAGATAAAATACAGCAGGTTTTCAGAGAGCGTTTTGAAACGTTAAAGCAGCAGGAGTTACAACGAAGACAAACGCTTGCTGGACCACATCGAGACGATTTGCAATTCTATCTCAATAAAAGAGAAATACGAAAATATGCCTCTCAGGGGCAACAGCGTGCATTTCTTGTCGCTATGAAAATGACCCTGCAAGGCTATCTTTATGAAGCATCGGGCGAGATACCGATTACCCTTCTTGACGATCTGTTCAGTGAGCTTGATGAGGTGGTTTCCGGTACCATGGTCGAGACGCTTGCAACCAAAGGACAGGTGATTATCACCTCAACGGGGAAAAAAGAGGGGAAGGGGATAAGTTGTTTTTCTGTTGATGATTACAAGAGTAGTGAGGAGCCTTGA
- the mnmG gene encoding tRNA uridine-5-carboxymethylaminomethyl(34) synthesis enzyme MnmG yields the protein MYDVIVVGAGHAGCEAALAVARSGLECLLITSDLSAVARMSCNPAIGGVAKGQMTREIDALGGEMAKAIDATGIQFRLLNRSKGAALHSPRAQADKTLYSLYMRSVIEHEPNIDILQDTVIGVSAPKGTFKSVTVMSGRAIKAKAAILACGTFLNGLIHIGMDHYPGGRSVAEPPVTGLTESLAALGFSFGRLKTGTPPRIDSRSVNYDLVTEQPGDDDPVAFSFSTESVAHRNLVCCHLTKTTEKTHEILRSGFDRSPLFTGKVQGVGPRYCPSIEDKIYRFPEKLSQHIFLEPEGADTIEMYVNGFSTSLPEDIQLAGLRSIPGLEEAKMIRPGYAIEYDYFHPWQIRSTMETRPVENLYFAGQINGTSGYEEAAGQGLMAGINAVRKILGKEPIVLGRDQAYIGVLIDDLITKETNEPYRMFTSSAEHRLILRHDNADLRLSTVGYECGLVSEHQLEKTKAITDLAGECIERLKSLKLKPDEINQLLANKGAQELKSPASALSVLKRPGIELADLLRHSAAVQAAIGETCEDVRVAEQVQIEIKYEGYIKREKLVAERIARLDALHIPDNFKYESLNSLSNEGREKLIKHRPSTIGQASRILGVSPSDVSILMIRLGR from the coding sequence ATGTACGATGTTATAGTTGTCGGCGCTGGCCACGCCGGCTGTGAAGCTGCGCTGGCTGTTGCTCGAAGCGGGCTTGAGTGCCTTCTCATCACCTCTGATCTCTCTGCCGTTGCGCGCATGTCGTGTAATCCGGCCATCGGAGGCGTTGCCAAGGGGCAGATGACCCGCGAAATCGATGCGCTCGGTGGCGAAATGGCCAAAGCCATTGACGCCACTGGCATCCAGTTCCGCCTGCTTAACCGCAGCAAAGGCGCAGCCCTGCATTCGCCACGCGCTCAGGCAGACAAGACACTGTACAGCCTTTACATGCGCTCGGTCATCGAACATGAACCAAATATCGATATTCTGCAGGACACGGTCATCGGAGTCTCTGCGCCAAAAGGGACGTTCAAATCTGTCACGGTCATGTCAGGCAGAGCGATCAAGGCAAAGGCGGCAATCCTTGCCTGCGGCACCTTTCTGAATGGGTTGATCCACATCGGTATGGATCACTATCCAGGAGGCCGTAGCGTCGCTGAACCACCTGTGACCGGGCTTACCGAGTCGCTAGCGGCCCTTGGCTTTTCATTCGGAAGGCTGAAAACCGGCACCCCGCCTCGCATCGACTCAAGAAGTGTGAACTACGACCTGGTCACGGAACAGCCCGGGGACGACGATCCGGTCGCGTTTTCATTCTCAACGGAAAGCGTTGCGCACAGAAACCTTGTGTGCTGCCACCTCACCAAAACGACCGAAAAGACGCACGAGATTCTCCGCTCCGGCTTCGACCGCTCTCCGCTCTTTACCGGCAAGGTGCAAGGCGTCGGGCCGCGCTATTGCCCATCGATCGAAGACAAGATCTATCGCTTTCCGGAGAAGCTGAGCCAGCATATCTTCCTCGAACCGGAGGGAGCCGATACCATCGAAATGTACGTAAACGGCTTTTCCACCTCACTCCCAGAAGACATCCAGCTTGCCGGGCTTCGCTCCATTCCAGGGCTGGAAGAGGCTAAAATGATTCGACCTGGCTACGCAATCGAGTACGATTACTTCCATCCCTGGCAAATCAGATCAACCATGGAAACCCGGCCCGTCGAGAACCTCTACTTTGCAGGCCAGATCAACGGCACATCAGGGTACGAAGAGGCCGCCGGGCAAGGTCTGATGGCAGGCATCAATGCCGTTCGCAAGATTCTTGGCAAAGAGCCGATTGTACTCGGCCGCGATCAGGCCTATATCGGCGTGCTGATCGACGATCTGATCACCAAGGAGACCAACGAGCCCTACCGCATGTTCACCTCATCGGCTGAACATCGTCTGATTCTGCGCCATGACAATGCCGATCTTCGCCTCAGCACGGTAGGTTATGAATGCGGGCTCGTTTCAGAACATCAGCTTGAAAAAACAAAAGCGATCACTGATCTTGCTGGAGAGTGTATCGAGCGTCTAAAATCACTCAAGCTGAAACCAGATGAGATCAACCAACTTCTTGCAAATAAAGGCGCGCAGGAACTCAAATCCCCCGCCAGTGCGTTGAGTGTCCTGAAAAGACCCGGTATCGAGCTGGCCGATCTGTTACGCCACTCCGCCGCTGTTCAAGCCGCAATCGGAGAGACGTGCGAAGACGTTCGTGTTGCTGAGCAGGTTCAGATCGAAATCAAGTATGAAGGGTACATCAAGCGTGAAAAGCTTGTTGCTGAAAGAATTGCGCGCCTCGATGCCTTGCACATTCCCGACAATTTCAAGTACGAATCGCTGAACTCGCTATCAAACGAAGGACGGGAAAAACTTATAAAACATCGCCCGTCAACGATTGGGCAGGCCTCAAGGATTCTTGGCGTCTCCCCTTCGGACGTGTCCATCCTCATGATCAGGCTCGGCCGATAA
- a CDS encoding FprA family A-type flavoprotein: MTDNKILPITDDVSWIGVLDPGLITFDIVMETKYGTTYNSYFINAEKKTVVETTKVKFWPTYLEKLKQVVDPEEIEYIIVDHTEPDHSGNVHNLLSVAPNATVVGSGNAIKFLRDQTGHDFKHIVVKNGDTLDLGNKTIHFIGASNLHWPDTIYSWLEEDGVLFTCDSFGCHYCNEAMYDDLCGDFDDSFKYYFDAILRPFSKYMIQAIEKIRPLDIKVICPGHGPILRSDWKKYVDLSERYAKSAIAMPNEKSILIAYVSAYENTSVLAHKIADGLKMACDFNVDVCDIENMSTEKLEEKIAHSMGIIIGSPTINQNIVHQIYSIFAVLNPLRDRGKLAAAFGSYGWSGEGVNIIEGNLANLKLKVFDQNLRIKFQPHEPEFEQCREFGKAFAERMIEMYNLTCNIK, encoded by the coding sequence ATGACCGATAATAAAATTCTTCCAATTACCGACGATGTGTCCTGGATTGGCGTTCTGGATCCGGGTCTGATCACCTTCGATATCGTCATGGAGACCAAATACGGTACGACCTATAACTCTTACTTCATCAATGCAGAGAAAAAGACGGTTGTTGAAACCACCAAGGTGAAGTTCTGGCCGACCTACCTCGAAAAGCTGAAGCAGGTGGTCGATCCCGAGGAGATCGAGTATATCATCGTCGATCACACCGAGCCCGATCACTCCGGAAACGTGCACAATCTGCTTTCCGTCGCCCCAAATGCAACCGTGGTCGGCAGCGGCAACGCTATCAAGTTCCTGCGTGACCAGACCGGACACGATTTCAAGCACATCGTTGTCAAGAATGGTGACACGCTCGACTTAGGTAACAAAACCATTCACTTCATCGGCGCTTCGAACCTGCACTGGCCCGACACGATCTACTCATGGCTTGAAGAGGACGGCGTGCTCTTTACCTGCGACTCGTTTGGCTGCCATTACTGCAACGAAGCGATGTATGATGACCTGTGCGGCGACTTCGACGACTCATTCAAGTACTATTTTGACGCAATTCTGAGGCCGTTCAGCAAGTACATGATTCAGGCGATCGAAAAAATACGCCCGCTCGATATTAAAGTCATCTGCCCCGGCCATGGACCGATCCTGCGCTCGGACTGGAAGAAATATGTCGATCTTTCGGAGCGATACGCTAAAAGCGCCATTGCCATGCCAAATGAGAAGAGCATTCTCATCGCCTATGTCTCTGCTTATGAAAACACCTCTGTGCTGGCACACAAGATTGCTGATGGCCTGAAGATGGCTTGCGATTTCAACGTTGATGTTTGTGATATCGAAAACATGTCGACAGAGAAACTCGAGGAGAAGATTGCGCATTCGATGGGCATCATCATCGGTTCACCAACCATCAACCAGAATATTGTTCATCAGATCTACAGTATCTTCGCTGTTCTTAATCCGTTACGAGACCGTGGCAAACTGGCGGCGGCATTTGGCTCTTATGGGTGGAGCGGTGAAGGGGTCAATATCATCGAAGGCAATCTGGCAAACCTGAAACTGAAGGTTTTTGATCAGAACCTCAGGATCAAATTCCAGCCTCACGAACCGGAATTCGAGCAATGCCGAGAGTTTGGAAAAGCTTTCGCGGAAAGGATGATCGAGATGTACAACCTTACATGCAATATTAAATAG
- a CDS encoding DUF721 domain-containing protein, with protein sequence MSKAKPPRELGGIMADVCRKIGMTEAYDEYKTLHAWENVVGETIAKVTSVEKMKDGNLYVKVKSPSWRMELNFRKRDITTRLNKAVGYEMIRTIIFK encoded by the coding sequence ATGAGTAAAGCAAAACCACCGAGAGAACTTGGCGGGATCATGGCCGATGTTTGCCGCAAGATCGGCATGACGGAAGCCTATGATGAATACAAGACACTTCACGCTTGGGAAAACGTGGTCGGAGAAACTATTGCGAAGGTGACATCAGTAGAGAAAATGAAGGATGGAAATCTCTATGTGAAGGTAAAGAGCCCTTCGTGGAGAATGGAACTCAACTTCAGAAAAAGAGATATAACGACACGACTCAATAAAGCTGTTGGATATGAAATGATACGAACGATTATCTTTAAATAA
- a CDS encoding arsenate reductase ArsC gives MDTRKLKVLILCSGNSARSQMAEAFLRHLAGDRFKVMSAGTEPASTINPYAIEAMNEIGIDISTQCPKDLSLYLGQIFINYLIIVCSKANDSCPRVWPGLANQNNRLYWPVDDPAEATGSDKEKLAAFRKARNEIKEKLEAWLATNP, from the coding sequence ATGGATACAAGAAAACTGAAGGTACTGATACTCTGCTCGGGAAATTCAGCTCGAAGCCAGATGGCTGAAGCCTTCCTTCGCCACTTGGCAGGGGATCGTTTTAAGGTCATGAGCGCAGGGACAGAACCAGCGTCAACCATCAATCCTTACGCGATTGAGGCCATGAACGAGATCGGTATCGACATTTCTACGCAGTGCCCTAAAGACCTATCACTCTATCTTGGGCAAATCTTCATCAATTATCTTATCATCGTCTGCAGTAAAGCCAACGACAGCTGCCCGCGGGTCTGGCCAGGACTTGCCAATCAAAACAATCGCCTTTACTGGCCCGTTGATGATCCTGCAGAAGCGACAGGAAGTGATAAGGAAAAGCTTGCCGCCTTCAGAAAAGCCAGAAATGAAATAAAGGAAAAACTCGAAGCCTGGCTCGCCACGAACCCTTAA
- the dnaN gene encoding DNA polymerase III subunit beta, translating to MKFNTTIKRLQEAVSKVILAVPTKSLDARFDNINMTLENGTLTMFATDGELSITAKCDVASSDKGTIAIRARTLQDFLRSMYDTEVTFEIERQSIGDLGTVHIATDKGRYRIPCTFISKPESLERNFDLTIGLQPSELQDIIQKTLFACSVDGMRPAMMGVLFEFEGTVITAVATDGHRLVRCRKQTTNEIAEKQKIVVPARVLSIIQRLLQNDEVSMTVDEERRNVKFKSENVELESALIVEPYPNYEAVIPVENEKKLVVDRGLIHDSVKRVGRFSSIGDLKISAEGELMKVMAENASEGESAQEELPCTFTGEEITIGFNAKFVEAALSHIETEQVSMEMSSPTTAVLFKPKYEERQDDLIILVMPVRINN from the coding sequence ATGAAATTCAACACGACAATCAAACGCCTGCAGGAAGCGGTGAGTAAAGTCATCCTTGCTGTGCCTACCAAATCACTCGATGCCCGGTTCGATAACATCAACATGACCCTGGAGAACGGGACACTGACGATGTTTGCCACCGATGGAGAGCTTTCGATTACCGCCAAGTGTGATGTGGCCTCCAGCGACAAGGGAACCATCGCCATCAGGGCAAGAACCTTGCAGGATTTTCTGCGCAGCATGTACGATACCGAAGTCACCTTCGAAATCGAGCGCCAGTCGATCGGAGATCTTGGCACGGTTCATATCGCTACCGACAAGGGCCGGTATCGTATTCCCTGCACCTTCATCTCGAAACCTGAAAGTCTCGAACGGAATTTCGACCTCACCATCGGACTTCAACCTTCCGAATTGCAGGATATCATCCAGAAAACCCTGTTTGCCTGCAGCGTCGATGGCATGCGCCCGGCCATGATGGGGGTGCTGTTTGAATTCGAGGGAACGGTCATTACCGCTGTTGCAACCGATGGCCATCGTCTGGTCCGGTGCCGCAAGCAAACCACAAACGAAATTGCCGAAAAGCAGAAAATCGTAGTCCCTGCACGGGTTCTTTCCATTATCCAGCGTCTTTTGCAGAACGATGAGGTCAGCATGACCGTCGATGAAGAGCGCCGGAATGTGAAGTTTAAATCGGAAAATGTCGAGCTTGAATCGGCTTTGATTGTCGAGCCATATCCCAATTATGAAGCGGTTATTCCGGTTGAAAACGAGAAAAAACTGGTGGTTGATCGCGGTTTGATTCACGATTCGGTCAAAAGGGTTGGCCGTTTCTCAAGTATCGGTGATCTGAAGATCAGCGCCGAAGGAGAGCTCATGAAGGTCATGGCCGAAAATGCCAGCGAGGGTGAATCCGCACAGGAAGAGCTGCCGTGTACGTTCACCGGTGAAGAGATCACGATCGGTTTTAATGCAAAGTTTGTCGAAGCCGCCCTGTCCCATATCGAAACCGAGCAGGTCTCCATGGAAATGAGCAGCCCGACAACGGCCGTGTTGTTCAAACCGAAATACGAGGAGCGCCAGGACGATCTGATCATTCTGGTGATGCCGGTCAGAATCAACAATTGA